One region of Paucibacter aquatile genomic DNA includes:
- a CDS encoding DUF885 domain-containing protein, with protein sequence MNTTINSRPRLRSLVASLVLLGSLSGAQAAGGLALAGAQAANAASIATAAGTSAASRAFDREVDVFLKEYWRLVPEMAVAAGQYAAAAQLPAPTEALRQAQLAFAERWIQRLQALPTKLALDAGQRSDLALLDNHLRGLQWSLSELRSDQWNPSEYNVANGFSELLSKEDFAPLPQRLALVERRLQQVPAYYRAALLKLKDPSSMHLRLAIRQSEGALETFRSSIPEAAAKAKLSPARRAYLLKHNEAAQRSLEQFIAELKALDARQTAAGTGRDFRLGRALFEKSFGYEIQASVDADGLYQRALAEKAALHQKMGELALGLWPQLFPDEAVPAERLDLIARVIDKLSERHATPEGFVDEIKAQIPALSAWVTEHDLLTLDPSRPLLVRETPAYMRGVAGASISAPGPLDPKGMTYYNVDPLDKYSPAEAESFLREYNHWALQVLSIHEAVPGHYVQLLYSNKSSSKVKSLFGNGAMIEGWAVYAERMMMESGWGSVNGQPSPEMGLMYAKWNLRVVCNAILDYQTHVLGQGEAEAIQLLQREAFQARTEAKEKWHRSQVSAVQLSSYFAGFSEILALREQLKQAQGPAFQLKAFHENFLSYGSAPVKVVSEAMLKAAGARP encoded by the coding sequence ATGAATACGACCATCAATTCCCGTCCTCGTCTGCGCAGCCTGGTGGCCAGCCTGGTCTTGCTCGGGAGCCTCAGCGGGGCGCAGGCCGCCGGCGGCCTGGCGCTGGCGGGCGCACAGGCGGCGAATGCCGCGAGCATCGCGACCGCCGCTGGGACTTCGGCCGCCAGCCGCGCCTTCGATCGAGAGGTCGATGTCTTTTTGAAAGAGTACTGGCGCCTGGTGCCCGAGATGGCGGTGGCCGCCGGCCAGTACGCTGCCGCGGCCCAGCTGCCGGCGCCGACCGAGGCCTTGCGGCAGGCCCAGCTGGCCTTCGCCGAGCGCTGGATCCAGCGCCTGCAGGCCCTGCCCACCAAGCTGGCGCTCGATGCCGGCCAGCGCAGCGACCTGGCCCTGCTGGACAACCACCTGCGCGGCCTGCAGTGGAGCTTGAGTGAGCTGCGCAGCGACCAGTGGAACCCGTCCGAGTACAACGTGGCCAATGGCTTCTCCGAGCTGCTCAGCAAGGAAGACTTCGCGCCCCTGCCGCAGCGCCTGGCCCTGGTGGAGCGCCGCCTGCAGCAGGTGCCGGCCTACTACCGCGCCGCCCTGCTCAAGCTCAAGGACCCCAGCTCCATGCATCTGCGCCTGGCCATCCGCCAGAGCGAGGGGGCGCTGGAGACCTTCCGCAGCAGCATTCCCGAGGCGGCGGCCAAGGCCAAGCTCTCGCCGGCCCGCAGGGCCTATCTGCTGAAACATAACGAGGCGGCACAGCGCAGCCTGGAGCAGTTCATCGCCGAGCTCAAGGCCCTGGATGCGCGCCAGACGGCCGCCGGCACCGGCCGCGATTTCCGCCTCGGCCGCGCCCTGTTCGAGAAGTCTTTTGGCTATGAGATCCAGGCCAGTGTCGATGCCGATGGCCTCTACCAGCGCGCCCTGGCCGAGAAGGCCGCCCTTCACCAGAAGATGGGCGAGCTGGCCCTGGGCCTGTGGCCCCAGCTCTTCCCGGACGAGGCCGTGCCCGCCGAGCGCCTGGACCTGATCGCTCGCGTCATCGACAAACTCAGCGAGCGCCACGCCACGCCCGAAGGCTTTGTCGACGAGATCAAGGCCCAGATCCCCGCGCTCTCCGCCTGGGTCACAGAGCATGACCTGCTGACCCTGGACCCCAGCCGCCCCCTGCTGGTGCGCGAAACCCCGGCCTACATGCGCGGCGTGGCCGGCGCCTCGATCAGCGCGCCCGGCCCGCTGGACCCCAAGGGCATGACCTACTACAACGTCGACCCGCTGGACAAATACAGCCCGGCCGAGGCCGAGTCCTTTCTGCGCGAGTACAACCACTGGGCCCTGCAGGTGCTGAGCATCCACGAGGCCGTGCCCGGCCACTATGTGCAGCTGCTGTACTCGAACAAGTCCAGCTCCAAGGTCAAGAGTCTGTTCGGCAACGGCGCCATGATCGAAGGCTGGGCCGTCTACGCCGAGCGCATGATGATGGAAAGCGGCTGGGGCTCCGTCAACGGCCAGCCCAGCCCCGAGATGGGCCTGATGTACGCGAAGTGGAACCTCCGCGTCGTCTGCAACGCCATCCTCGATTACCAAACCCATGTGCTGGGCCAGGGCGAGGCCGAGGCCATCCAGCTGCTGCAACGCGAGGCCTTCCAGGCCCGGACCGAGGCCAAGGAAAAATGGCACCGCTCCCAAGTCAGCGCCGTGCAGCTGAGCAGTTACTTTGCCGGCTTCTCAGAGATCCTGGCTCTGCGCGAGCAGCTCAAACAAGCCCAAGGCCCGGCCTTCCAGCTCAAGGCCTTCCACGAGAATTTCCTCAGCTACGGCAGCGCCCCGGTAAAGGTGGTGAGCGAGGCGATGTTGAAGGCGGCCGGGGCCCGGCCGTGA
- a CDS encoding DUF3455 domain-containing protein: MTHTLNFTTRQALAAAGLLFATSLLHAAALPEALKAAASQQQTLELQATGVQIYECKAIKDAVPARFEWAFKAPEAELFDAKGRSVGKHYAGPSWEFQDGSKVVGEVRARDAGPDPKAIPWLLLSAKSNSGSGVFAKTAAIQRIDTVAGQAPAEGCSAETLGREARISYRAAYRFFETP; the protein is encoded by the coding sequence ATGACCCATACCCTGAACTTCACCACCCGCCAGGCCCTGGCTGCCGCCGGCCTGCTCTTCGCCACCAGCCTGCTTCACGCAGCCGCGCTGCCCGAGGCCTTGAAAGCCGCGGCCTCGCAGCAGCAGACCCTGGAACTGCAAGCCACCGGCGTGCAGATCTATGAATGCAAAGCCATCAAGGATGCCGTGCCGGCCCGTTTCGAGTGGGCCTTCAAAGCACCCGAAGCGGAACTCTTCGATGCCAAAGGCCGCAGCGTGGGCAAGCATTACGCCGGCCCGAGCTGGGAGTTTCAGGACGGCAGCAAGGTCGTCGGCGAAGTGCGCGCGCGCGATGCCGGCCCCGATCCCAAGGCCATTCCCTGGCTGCTCTTGAGCGCAAAATCCAACAGCGGCAGCGGCGTCTTTGCCAAGACCGCTGCCATCCAACGCATCGACACCGTGGCCGGCCAGGCGCCCGCCGAAGGCTGCAGCGCCGAAACCCTCGGCCGTGAAGCGCGCATCAGCTACCGTGCCGCCTACCGCTTCTTCGAGACCCCATGA
- a CDS encoding DUF2242 domain-containing protein gives MTRRSLALRARAGLLGLGAAAALSLAGCAVQMPFQAPAEKAGKTTVYQNERFQADETFSRLFDGSVEDTCEAARRALLSQGYVISPTPANAVPPSSNNSSVTGRKHFQPDGDVHVEISFNVVCAPDGRQDQVTTAFVSAQQDRYSLKKSSNSTSIGVSALGSISVPMSSTDESLVKVASETIPAGAFYDRFFSLMQRMLGERVADK, from the coding sequence ATGACACGGCGAAGCCTGGCCCTGCGGGCCCGGGCCGGCCTGCTCGGTCTGGGCGCTGCCGCGGCCCTGAGTCTGGCGGGCTGTGCGGTGCAGATGCCCTTCCAGGCACCGGCCGAGAAGGCCGGCAAGACCACGGTCTACCAGAACGAGCGCTTCCAGGCGGACGAGACCTTTTCGCGCCTGTTCGACGGCAGCGTCGAAGACACCTGCGAAGCGGCGCGCCGCGCCCTGCTGAGCCAGGGCTATGTCATCAGCCCGACACCGGCCAATGCCGTGCCGCCGAGCAGCAACAACAGCTCGGTCACGGGTCGCAAGCATTTCCAGCCCGATGGCGATGTCCATGTGGAGATCAGCTTCAATGTGGTGTGCGCGCCCGATGGCCGCCAGGACCAGGTGACCACCGCCTTTGTATCCGCCCAGCAAGACCGTTACTCGCTGAAAAAAAGCAGCAATTCCACCAGCATCGGCGTGAGCGCCCTGGGCTCCATCTCGGTGCCCATGTCCTCGACCGATGAGTCCCTGGTCAAGGTGGCCAGCGAGACCATCCCGGCCGGCGCCTTCTACGACCGCTTCTTCAGCCTGATGCAGCGCATGCTGGGCGAGCGGGTCGCCGACAAGTAA
- a CDS encoding GNAT family N-acetyltransferase, which translates to MPENTAATHGLLRQALRSDIPGMHRVRRAVRENPLTSDVIREEHYIPAIEDTGRGWVIEEAGEVRAFAVGNGQTGNIWALFVDPEHEGRGFGRQLQAVMVDWLFSEGLERLSLGTAPGTRAEAFYRATGWTYLGIDAHGEASFEMRR; encoded by the coding sequence ATGCCTGAAAACACCGCCGCCACCCACGGTCTGCTGCGCCAGGCCTTGCGCAGCGACATCCCCGGCATGCACCGCGTGCGCCGCGCCGTGCGCGAGAACCCGCTCACCAGCGATGTGATCCGCGAGGAGCATTACATCCCCGCCATCGAGGACACCGGTCGTGGGTGGGTGATCGAGGAAGCCGGCGAGGTGCGCGCCTTTGCCGTGGGCAATGGTCAGACCGGCAATATCTGGGCCTTGTTTGTGGACCCCGAGCATGAAGGCCGCGGCTTCGGCCGCCAGTTACAAGCCGTCATGGTGGACTGGCTGTTCAGCGAGGGCCTTGAGCGCCTGAGCCTGGGCACGGCACCGGGCACCCGGGCCGAGGCCTTCTACCGTGCCACGGGCTGGACTTATCTGGGCATCGACGCCCATGGCGAGGCCAGCTTCGAGATGCGGCGCTAA
- a CDS encoding DUF3147 family protein — MNSWLWIKYLLTAAVVVAVSEFARRNDKLGGLVAALPLITVLSLVWLQLEQQPVEKIANHARYTFWYVLPTLPMFLVFPWLLARWGFWPALGCSLVLTLVLFAAFAWCMARLGVVDLL, encoded by the coding sequence ATGAACAGCTGGCTCTGGATCAAGTACCTGCTCACCGCCGCCGTGGTGGTGGCGGTGTCGGAGTTCGCGCGGCGCAACGACAAGCTGGGCGGGCTGGTCGCCGCCCTGCCCTTGATCACGGTGCTGAGTCTGGTGTGGCTGCAGCTGGAGCAGCAGCCGGTCGAGAAGATCGCCAACCATGCGCGCTACACCTTCTGGTATGTGCTGCCGACCCTGCCCATGTTTCTGGTCTTTCCCTGGCTGCTGGCCCGCTGGGGCTTCTGGCCGGCCCTGGGCTGCAGCCTGGTGCTGACGCTGGTCTTGTTCGCGGCGTTTGCCTGGTGCATGGCCCGGCTGGGCGTGGTTGATCTGCTGTGA
- a CDS encoding adenine phosphoribosyltransferase, whose product MPTSAADAAIGHYLRSHIRTVPDWPSAGVQFRDITPLLSNPRVFRVLIDQFVHRYFDLKPDAIAGLDARGFIIGSVLAYELNIGFIPIRKKGKLPFTTVEETYELEYGSATVEMHTDAVRPGERVVLIDDLIATGGTMGAGAKLLQRLGAEVVECGAIVDLPELGGSAQLRAAGLPLFTLVDFAGH is encoded by the coding sequence ATGCCCACTTCTGCCGCCGATGCCGCCATCGGTCACTACCTGCGCAGCCACATCCGCACCGTGCCCGATTGGCCCAGCGCCGGCGTGCAGTTCCGCGACATCACACCCCTGCTGTCCAACCCGCGGGTGTTCCGGGTGCTGATCGACCAGTTCGTGCACCGCTATTTCGACCTCAAGCCCGATGCCATCGCCGGGCTCGATGCGCGCGGCTTCATCATCGGCTCGGTGCTGGCCTACGAGCTGAACATCGGCTTCATCCCCATCCGCAAGAAAGGCAAGCTGCCCTTCACCACGGTGGAGGAAACCTATGAGCTGGAATACGGCAGCGCCACGGTCGAGATGCACACCGACGCGGTGCGCCCGGGCGAGCGCGTGGTGTTGATCGACGACCTGATCGCCACCGGCGGCACCATGGGCGCCGGCGCCAAGCTGCTGCAGCGCCTGGGCGCCGAGGTGGTGGAGTGCGGTGCCATCGTCGACCTGCCGGAGCTCGGCGGTTCCGCCCAGTTGCGGGCGGCGGGGCTGCCTTTGTTCACCTTGGTCGACTTCGCGGGCCACTGA
- a CDS encoding DUF2805 domain-containing protein, protein MAKPIPRLSAEEIKRVIATAWTDLPPYSKVLMEHGLGQGELVQLMKRELTPTAYKQWAAQGKGVKAPTRKAQWPYGK, encoded by the coding sequence ATGGCCAAACCCATCCCCCGTCTCAGCGCTGAAGAAATCAAGCGCGTCATCGCCACCGCCTGGACCGATCTCCCGCCCTACAGCAAGGTGCTGATGGAGCATGGTCTGGGTCAGGGCGAGCTGGTGCAGCTGATGAAGCGCGAACTCACGCCCACGGCCTACAAGCAATGGGCCGCCCAGGGCAAGGGCGTGAAAGCGCCGACGCGCAAGGCCCAGTGGCCTTACGGCAAGTAA
- the gshA gene encoding glutamate--cysteine ligase — protein sequence MNSQTNKRLEQLSAADLLGIRRGIEKESLRARPNGQLALTPHPAALGSALTHPHITTDFSESQVELITGVHAGVESCLQELTEVHQAVYQTLHEMSCCGQSSEEERLWVGSMPCGLPTDETIPLGRYGHSNVGRSKSVYRMGLGQRYGRRMQTISGIHYNWSLPGVSSEQYFALIRNFRRHSFLLLYLFGASPALCSSFVQGRQHELQSLNGGTLYMPHGTSLRMGRLGYQSDAQASLAVSYNCLESYADSLQDALTRPYPAYEAIGVQNPGGDYNQLSTSLLQIENEFYGTIRPKRVIRSGERPLHALRERGVEYVEVRCMDLDPFVPVGIAAPTVRFLDVFLLHCLLSDSPPDTPEEIRALGQNQHLVAARGREPGLRLQTPDGGSRTLQDWGTELLDGCAPMAAALDAAHGGHDYRDALAAARRTLAEPDSTPSARVLAAMARSFDDSYIGFIRQQSEATRAQLLDLPYSAELAQRFAAQAAESLAEQTRIEQADTLPFETYRQHYLAPERMEV from the coding sequence ATGAACAGCCAAACCAACAAGCGTCTGGAGCAACTGAGTGCGGCTGACTTGTTGGGCATACGCCGCGGCATCGAGAAGGAAAGCCTGCGCGCGCGCCCGAACGGCCAGCTGGCACTCACCCCCCACCCGGCAGCCCTGGGCTCGGCCCTGACGCACCCGCACATCACCACCGATTTCAGCGAATCCCAGGTCGAGCTGATCACCGGCGTGCACGCCGGGGTCGAGTCTTGCCTGCAGGAGCTGACCGAGGTGCACCAGGCCGTCTACCAGACCCTGCACGAGATGAGCTGCTGCGGTCAGAGCAGCGAGGAGGAGCGGCTCTGGGTCGGCTCCATGCCTTGCGGCCTGCCCACCGACGAGACCATCCCCCTGGGCCGTTATGGCCACTCCAATGTCGGCCGCAGCAAGAGCGTCTACCGCATGGGCCTGGGCCAGCGCTACGGCCGGCGCATGCAGACGATTTCGGGCATCCACTACAACTGGTCCCTGCCCGGCGTCAGCAGCGAGCAGTACTTCGCCCTGATCCGCAATTTCCGCCGCCATTCCTTCTTGCTGCTGTATCTCTTCGGCGCCTCGCCGGCCCTGTGCTCCAGCTTTGTGCAGGGTCGCCAGCACGAGCTGCAGTCGCTCAATGGCGGCACGCTCTACATGCCGCATGGCACCTCGCTGCGCATGGGCCGCCTGGGCTACCAGAGCGACGCGCAGGCCTCGCTGGCGGTCAGCTACAACTGCCTGGAAAGCTATGCCGATTCATTGCAGGACGCGCTGACCCGGCCCTATCCGGCCTATGAAGCCATCGGCGTGCAGAACCCCGGCGGCGACTACAACCAGCTCAGCACCAGCCTGCTGCAGATCGAAAACGAGTTCTACGGCACCATCCGCCCCAAGCGCGTGATCCGCTCGGGCGAGCGCCCCCTGCACGCGCTGCGCGAGCGCGGCGTCGAGTATGTGGAGGTTCGCTGCATGGACCTCGATCCCTTTGTGCCGGTGGGCATCGCGGCCCCGACCGTGCGCTTCCTCGATGTCTTCCTGCTGCACTGCCTGCTCAGCGACAGCCCGCCGGACACCCCCGAAGAGATCCGCGCCCTGGGCCAGAACCAGCACCTGGTGGCCGCACGCGGTCGTGAGCCGGGTCTGCGCCTGCAAACCCCGGACGGCGGCAGCCGCACCTTGCAAGACTGGGGCACCGAGCTGCTGGACGGCTGTGCGCCCATGGCCGCCGCGCTCGACGCCGCACATGGCGGCCACGACTACCGTGACGCCCTGGCCGCCGCCCGCCGCACCCTGGCCGAACCCGACAGCACCCCCTCGGCCCGGGTGCTCGCTGCCATGGCGCGCAGCTTCGATGACTCCTACATCGGTTTCATCCGCCAGCAGTCCGAGGCCACCCGTGCCCAGCTGCTGGACCTGCCCTACAGCGCCGAACTGGCCCAGCGCTTCGCCGCGCAAGCGGCCGAATCCCTGGCCGAACAGACGCGCATCGAGCAGGCCGACACCTTGCCGTTCGAGACCTACCGCCAGCACTACCTGGCGCCGGAGCGGATGGAGGTGTGA
- a CDS encoding SAM-dependent methyltransferase: MKTEIEAIATVHARRPASEDDFWGGEESCIRLAEGFDAEALQGLDAFSHVELLFLFHCVAPEKVVRGARHPRNNPAWPAVGIFAQRAKNRPNRIGSTICRLLRVDGTQLFVAELDAIDGTPVLDIKPVMAEFLPRGPLRQPPWSHELMRDYWSHKA, from the coding sequence ATGAAGACCGAGATCGAAGCCATCGCCACCGTCCACGCGCGCCGCCCCGCGTCGGAAGATGATTTCTGGGGCGGCGAGGAATCGTGCATCCGCCTGGCCGAGGGCTTTGACGCGGAGGCTCTGCAGGGCCTGGATGCGTTTTCCCATGTGGAGCTGCTCTTTCTCTTCCACTGTGTGGCGCCCGAGAAGGTGGTGCGCGGCGCCCGCCACCCGCGCAACAACCCGGCCTGGCCGGCCGTGGGCATCTTTGCCCAGCGGGCCAAGAACCGGCCCAACCGCATCGGCAGCACCATCTGCCGACTCTTGCGCGTGGATGGGACGCAGCTCTTCGTGGCCGAGCTCGATGCGATCGACGGCACGCCGGTGCTGGACATCAAGCCGGTGATGGCCGAGTTCCTGCCGCGGGGGCCGCTGCGTCAGCCGCCCTGGTCGCATGAGCTGATGCGCGACTACTGGTCGCACAAGGCCTGA
- a CDS encoding LysE family translocator: protein MFGTQDLTLFIVSGLLLNIAPGPDSLLIMARSASQGFRAGSAAALGVGSGTLVHVLAAALGLSALMAASSWAFGLVKLLGAAYLVYIGLSLLLRRAAAEGPREAAATLPPKQSLRSIYLQGLLTNVLNPKVALFFLAFVPQFIAADAPSKPLAFVFLGLVFNLNGMLWCHFLAWSTAQASRRITASPRVVSWLNRAIGAVFLGFGLRLALAQR, encoded by the coding sequence ATGTTTGGCACGCAAGACCTGACCCTGTTCATCGTTTCGGGCCTGCTGCTCAATATCGCGCCCGGGCCGGATTCCCTGCTCATCATGGCCCGCAGTGCCAGCCAGGGCTTTCGGGCCGGTTCGGCCGCGGCGCTGGGCGTGGGCAGTGGCACCTTGGTGCATGTGCTGGCGGCAGCGCTGGGCCTGTCGGCGCTGATGGCGGCGTCGAGCTGGGCCTTCGGCCTGGTCAAGCTGCTGGGCGCGGCCTATCTGGTCTACATCGGCCTGAGCCTGCTGCTCCGCCGCGCCGCGGCCGAGGGCCCCCGCGAAGCCGCCGCGACGCTGCCGCCAAAGCAAAGCCTGCGCAGCATCTATCTGCAGGGCCTGCTGACCAATGTGCTCAACCCCAAGGTGGCCTTGTTCTTCCTGGCCTTTGTGCCCCAGTTCATTGCGGCCGATGCGCCGAGCAAGCCGCTGGCCTTTGTCTTCCTCGGCCTGGTCTTCAATCTCAACGGCATGCTCTGGTGCCATTTCTTGGCCTGGAGCACGGCGCAGGCCAGCCGCCGCATCACGGCCAGCCCGCGCGTGGTGAGCTGGCTGAACCGCGCGATCGGTGCCGTGTTCCTGGGTTTTGGCCTGCGCCTGGCGCTGGCCCAGCGCTGA
- the kdgR gene encoding DNA-binding transcriptional regulator KdgR, which yields MDDDSVDSGGKQPESVAAVLKVFAILQALSERSETGISELSVRLAMPKATVYRFLQTMMTLGYVRQQADSERYGLSMKAFELGAKALQYPDLVDLAKHHMQMLADKTGETVHLGTLIDSEIIYVHKIDSRHTLGMYSKIGRRAPLHCTAIGKVLMAWEHPERRDRILDSAEFKRFRDKTIVERGPYLAELERVRAQGYGEDREEFDDHIRCLGIPIFDRLNQPIAGMSISFPTFRYDEEKAPEIIAMLTAASRDISTRLGCTKFPLDPPAAAGRG from the coding sequence ATGGATGACGATTCAGTCGACAGCGGCGGCAAGCAGCCCGAATCGGTGGCCGCGGTGCTCAAGGTGTTTGCCATCCTGCAAGCCCTGTCCGAGCGCAGCGAAACCGGCATCTCCGAGCTGTCGGTGCGCCTGGCCATGCCCAAGGCCACGGTCTACCGTTTTCTGCAGACCATGATGACTCTGGGCTATGTGCGCCAGCAGGCCGACAGCGAGCGCTACGGCCTGAGCATGAAGGCCTTCGAGCTGGGCGCCAAGGCACTGCAGTACCCCGACCTGGTGGACCTGGCCAAGCACCACATGCAGATGCTGGCCGACAAGACCGGCGAGACCGTGCACCTGGGCACCTTGATCGACAGCGAGATCATCTATGTGCACAAGATCGACTCGCGCCACACCCTGGGCATGTATTCCAAGATCGGCCGCCGCGCGCCCTTGCACTGCACCGCCATCGGCAAGGTGCTGATGGCCTGGGAACACCCGGAGCGGCGCGATCGCATCCTCGACAGTGCCGAGTTCAAGCGTTTCCGCGACAAGACCATCGTCGAGCGCGGTCCCTATCTGGCCGAGCTGGAGCGCGTGCGCGCCCAGGGTTACGGCGAAGACCGCGAAGAGTTCGACGACCACATCCGCTGCCTGGGCATCCCCATCTTCGACCGGCTGAACCAGCCGATCGCGGGCATGAGCATTTCCTTCCCGACCTTCCGCTACGACGAGGAGAAGGCGCCGGAGATCATCGCCATGCTGACGGCCGCCAGCCGCGACATCTCGACCCGGCTGGGCTGCACCAAGTTCCCGCTGGACCCGCCGGCAGCAGCCGGCCGCGGCTGA
- a CDS encoding DUF2939 domain-containing protein has translation MSLKRFKLKHWLLAALALAGLALYASPYLALMQIREAARERDGAGLAAWVDFPSLRASVKQGVHERLLSSASDRTQPPSPARAMGAAVAGALLGPMVEALITPASLARLVQGVPPASAALPQPSAEGSGARPRVETRMGYEHPQRFVFSIRQAGEDEDPVELVLHRQGMFRWQIAELRLP, from the coding sequence ATGAGCCTCAAGCGCTTCAAACTCAAGCACTGGCTGCTGGCCGCGCTGGCCCTGGCTGGCCTGGCCTTGTATGCCAGCCCCTACCTGGCCTTGATGCAGATCCGTGAGGCCGCGCGAGAGCGTGATGGCGCGGGCCTGGCGGCCTGGGTCGACTTTCCCAGCCTGCGCGCCAGCGTCAAGCAGGGCGTGCACGAGCGCCTGCTCTCCTCCGCCAGCGACCGCACGCAGCCGCCCAGCCCGGCCCGAGCCATGGGCGCAGCCGTGGCGGGCGCCCTGCTCGGCCCCATGGTCGAGGCCTTGATCACGCCGGCCAGCCTGGCGCGCCTGGTGCAAGGCGTGCCACCGGCCAGCGCGGCCCTGCCGCAGCCTTCAGCAGAGGGCTCAGGCGCTCGCCCGCGCGTGGAAACGCGCATGGGCTACGAGCACCCGCAGCGCTTTGTCTTCAGCATCCGCCAGGCCGGCGAAGACGAGGACCCGGTCGAGCTGGTGCTGCACCGTCAAGGCATGTTCCGCTGGCAGATTGCTGAGTTGCGCTTGCCTTGA
- a CDS encoding GGDEF domain-containing protein: MKSYNPDAAIRWLPLTVVLALALQLGVFWVDQASEPDPRWLPGLAELSLGFNLVLALLATLALRRARERIRAANRSLAEAIDALPASVEIFDADDRLVAYNQQLAANYPHMVPDFQRHASFEELVRRSVREGAIPAAVGREEEWLAQRFADRARGQEALLQRLSDGRWLRIFERRTPSGGMVGVRLDVSDLILEQQRLAASQAHLQAFVRAAPNGVLTLDTEGHVLELNPAGERLFGFSAAELRGSHIDLLFGICMGDSPAELLGEPRELSTRRRDGQELTLQLNMAEVRTDTTHRFVCIITDLSERKRQEVALQLANAQLARQSTTDGLTGVGNRRHFDHLLQQEWLNSAREGHSLACVMVDIDHFKQYNDHYGHIAGDETLRRVAELLHTCVGRSGGTVCRFGGEEFVLLLPDTDLAQAQTLAQRCLDSLRLAAIEHAASPLRRSLSLSIGLAAGVAEAHASPLRLVEQADAALYAAKQNGRARLVCAPTVRAA; this comes from the coding sequence ATGAAGTCCTACAACCCCGATGCCGCCATCCGCTGGCTGCCCCTGACCGTCGTGCTGGCCCTGGCTTTGCAGCTGGGCGTGTTCTGGGTCGACCAGGCCAGCGAGCCCGACCCGCGCTGGCTGCCCGGCCTGGCCGAGCTGAGCCTGGGCTTCAACCTGGTCCTGGCCCTGCTGGCCACCCTGGCCCTGCGCCGCGCCCGCGAGCGCATCCGCGCTGCCAACCGCAGCTTGGCCGAGGCCATCGATGCCCTGCCGGCCAGCGTCGAGATCTTCGATGCCGACGACCGCCTGGTCGCCTACAACCAGCAGCTGGCCGCCAACTACCCGCATATGGTGCCGGACTTCCAGCGCCACGCCAGCTTCGAGGAGCTGGTGCGCCGCTCGGTGCGCGAAGGCGCCATCCCCGCCGCCGTGGGCCGCGAGGAGGAATGGCTGGCCCAGCGCTTTGCCGACCGTGCGCGCGGCCAGGAGGCCTTGCTGCAGCGCCTGAGCGATGGCCGCTGGCTGCGCATCTTCGAGCGCCGCACGCCTTCGGGCGGCATGGTCGGCGTGCGCCTGGACGTCAGCGACCTGATCCTGGAGCAGCAGCGCCTGGCTGCCAGCCAGGCCCATCTGCAAGCCTTTGTGCGCGCGGCGCCGAATGGCGTGCTGACCCTGGACACCGAAGGCCATGTGCTGGAGCTCAACCCCGCTGGCGAGCGCCTCTTTGGCTTCAGCGCCGCCGAGCTGCGCGGCAGCCACATCGACCTGCTGTTCGGCATCTGCATGGGCGACAGCCCGGCCGAGCTGCTGGGCGAGCCGCGCGAGCTGAGCACGCGTCGCCGCGATGGGCAAGAACTGACCCTGCAGCTGAACATGGCCGAGGTGCGCACCGACACCACCCACCGTTTCGTCTGCATCATCACCGACCTGAGCGAACGCAAACGCCAGGAGGTGGCCCTGCAGCTGGCCAATGCCCAGCTGGCCCGCCAGTCCACCACCGATGGCCTCACCGGCGTGGGCAACCGCCGCCATTTCGACCACCTGCTGCAGCAGGAATGGCTGAACAGCGCGCGCGAAGGCCACAGCCTCGCCTGCGTGATGGTCGACATCGACCATTTCAAGCAATACAACGACCACTACGGCCACATTGCCGGTGACGAGACCCTGCGCCGCGTGGCCGAGCTGCTGCACACCTGCGTGGGGCGCAGCGGCGGCACGGTCTGCCGCTTCGGCGGCGAAGAGTTCGTGCTGCTGCTGCCCGACACCGACCTGGCCCAGGCGCAAACCCTGGCCCAGCGCTGCCTGGACAGCCTGCGCCTGGCCGCCATCGAGCATGCCGCCTCGCCGCTGCGCCGCAGCCTGAGTCTCAGCATCGGCCTGGCCGCGGGCGTGGCCGAGGCCCATGCCAGCCCGCTGCGCCTGGTCGAGCAGGCCGACGCGGCGCTCTACGCCGCCAAGCAAAACGGACGGGCCCGCCTGGTCTGTGCCCCGACGGTGCGCGCGGCCTGA